In Brevibacillus brevis NBRC 100599, a single genomic region encodes these proteins:
- a CDS encoding lipase/acyltransferase domain-containing protein — MGIITRRLLCVLLLFALCLGNTVEQGWAKEREIFVEEAWAWIDEGEVRFQAQLSGTPDKVELSVSQGSVSKIRSFHEESQISLAVMPMDDSPIQITMSIDDAEGPLRSWELSLPEHIEPTVEIIKIKKAPWDEMGSDQEEPLTLVEREGEDKNKNEAPAEEAEHKQDQDQDASDEELSRLAEEFYAHFSSENKPGEAELRNREVRFEVEPNDTLGSKSDWLFDGKDSHGKISSKDDVDFWKIRGTTKGQMNISLTDIPANEDYDLYVYDEGEGELARSEQHGNESELIEGLTLEKDKWYYIKVVGKQGSFSKNYYYRLRADFSADHGGGGKADGYEPNDTREAAYKLDAYNRKIVGNLHSKTDVDFYSLSFPLSSTVEVSLKDIPTGMDMDVFLLDEAGKVVASSAKAKNSDEHIIFNAYPGTYIVKVMASKRSGFTANSYSLYIGDRTIPVILIPGVGGSRLEVEQNGKRSEIWLGLGDSLIGINDPKHRRLLSLEPIKPNSIDVQPVARDATIHPEKDDFYAIEYLSYAPFLKELTEQYYSMVKELEKAGYKKHRTLFALPYDWRYSSTKNAKLLKEKIDAALKASGANQVHLVAHSMGGLLVKETLLSNVSYQRKVNRVVYMGTPFLGSPRAYQALKHGYNFSIPWLDEETGKVISSYAPAVYELLPSKKYFESVGFLKRSNIQYYTYDDFLKDKNIRLDYAPLVRHGGQMHEKWDNKTINVPQYSIVGTGQVTLLGYFYDSFYNEWSPILDPGVGDGTVPYMSANYAQKDMKKRYYVKGEHAKLPTIPEVIDQVTRLLQGDDELQPGLRNAPDQNADYLYYIIAQDDKSFPEVTIHKSGQTFTLDVNKKEVREDLSIEYHDRIVVIHVRDGEDLEFQPPVAVEGAEPARFLIKRFSSDDSERYKETGRRYVLDERGLAEVEQTTDSNDV; from the coding sequence GTGGGAATAATCACGCGACGCTTGCTTTGTGTGCTTCTCCTATTCGCTTTATGCTTGGGAAATACAGTGGAACAGGGCTGGGCAAAAGAACGGGAAATATTCGTAGAGGAGGCGTGGGCATGGATCGACGAGGGAGAGGTGCGTTTTCAGGCACAATTATCAGGTACTCCGGATAAAGTCGAGCTTTCTGTCAGTCAGGGCAGCGTCAGTAAAATCCGTTCTTTTCACGAGGAGTCTCAGATTTCCCTCGCTGTCATGCCTATGGATGATAGCCCTATCCAGATAACGATGTCCATAGATGATGCGGAAGGGCCGTTACGTAGCTGGGAGTTATCGTTACCTGAACACATAGAGCCGACCGTAGAAATAATAAAAATCAAAAAGGCGCCTTGGGATGAAATGGGTTCCGATCAGGAAGAGCCGTTAACGTTGGTCGAACGAGAGGGCGAAGACAAAAACAAAAACGAGGCTCCGGCAGAAGAGGCAGAACACAAACAGGATCAGGATCAGGATGCCTCCGATGAAGAGCTTTCGCGGCTAGCAGAGGAATTTTATGCGCATTTTTCAAGCGAGAATAAGCCAGGAGAAGCGGAACTGCGAAATAGAGAAGTTCGCTTTGAGGTAGAACCGAATGATACTTTGGGCAGCAAATCGGATTGGCTATTTGATGGAAAGGACAGTCATGGAAAGATTAGCAGCAAAGATGATGTGGATTTTTGGAAAATCAGAGGAACAACAAAGGGACAGATGAATATTTCCCTCACAGATATTCCGGCAAACGAAGACTACGATCTGTATGTGTATGATGAGGGGGAAGGGGAGCTTGCCCGTTCAGAGCAGCATGGAAATGAGTCTGAGCTCATCGAGGGACTGACACTGGAAAAAGACAAATGGTACTACATCAAGGTAGTTGGAAAGCAGGGCTCGTTTTCGAAAAATTACTACTACCGCTTGCGAGCTGATTTTTCCGCGGATCATGGAGGAGGCGGCAAGGCAGATGGATACGAGCCGAACGACACAAGGGAAGCGGCATACAAGCTGGATGCATATAACCGAAAGATCGTAGGAAATCTTCATTCAAAGACGGATGTAGATTTTTACAGCTTATCCTTTCCGCTCTCTTCTACTGTGGAGGTCTCTCTCAAGGATATCCCTACTGGAATGGATATGGACGTATTTCTGCTCGACGAGGCTGGAAAAGTAGTCGCTAGTTCCGCGAAAGCGAAGAATTCGGATGAACATATTATCTTCAATGCCTATCCTGGCACCTACATAGTCAAGGTTATGGCCAGCAAACGCTCGGGTTTTACTGCTAACTCGTACAGTCTTTATATAGGAGACAGAACGATTCCGGTTATTTTAATCCCGGGAGTGGGTGGATCCCGACTCGAAGTAGAGCAGAATGGAAAGAGATCGGAAATATGGTTGGGACTTGGTGATAGTCTCATTGGTATTAATGATCCTAAACACCGCCGGCTACTCTCTTTGGAGCCGATCAAGCCAAATAGTATAGATGTACAGCCAGTCGCCCGTGATGCGACGATCCACCCGGAAAAGGATGATTTTTACGCCATCGAATATCTTTCCTATGCACCATTTTTAAAAGAACTTACTGAACAGTATTACAGCATGGTAAAGGAACTGGAGAAGGCGGGATACAAAAAGCACCGCACCTTATTTGCACTACCGTACGATTGGCGGTACAGCAGCACCAAAAATGCCAAGCTTCTAAAAGAGAAAATCGATGCTGCACTTAAGGCAAGTGGGGCAAACCAGGTGCATTTGGTGGCACATAGCATGGGTGGGCTCTTGGTAAAAGAAACACTTCTATCCAATGTGTCCTACCAGCGCAAAGTGAATCGTGTCGTATACATGGGCACACCCTTCCTTGGCTCTCCACGGGCATATCAGGCTCTTAAGCACGGATACAATTTTTCAATCCCTTGGCTGGATGAGGAAACAGGGAAAGTGATTTCCTCCTATGCACCTGCTGTTTACGAGCTACTACCCTCTAAAAAATACTTTGAATCGGTTGGCTTCCTGAAAAGGAGTAACATTCAGTACTACACCTATGACGATTTTTTAAAGGACAAAAATATTCGCCTCGACTATGCGCCGCTCGTCAGACATGGCGGCCAGATGCATGAAAAGTGGGATAACAAAACGATCAATGTTCCACAGTATTCCATCGTGGGTACCGGCCAAGTAACACTGCTCGGTTACTTTTATGATTCTTTTTATAACGAATGGTCCCCGATTCTGGATCCTGGCGTTGGGGACGGTACCGTTCCGTATATGAGTGCCAATTACGCCCAGAAGGATATGAAAAAACGATACTACGTGAAAGGCGAACACGCCAAGCTGCCGACCATACCAGAGGTCATCGACCAAGTAACGCGATTGCTACAGGGAGATGACGAATTACAACCAGGGTTACGCAATGCTCCGGATCAAAATGCGGACTACCTGTATTACATCATTGCACAAGATGACAAAAGCTTTCCTGAAGTGACGATACACAAGTCCGGACAGACCTTTACGCTTGACGTCAATAAAAAAGAAGTACGGGAAGACCTGTCTATTGAGTATCACGATCGTATCGTTGTTATCCATGTTCGAGATGGTGAAGACTTGGAATTCCAGCCGCCTGTAGCTGTAGAGGGTGCGGAGCCAGCGCGCTTTCTGATCAAACGCTTCTCATCAGATGATTCGGAGCGTTACAAAGAAACAGGTAGACGTTACGTGCTT